From Triticum urartu cultivar G1812 chromosome 2, Tu2.1, whole genome shotgun sequence, a single genomic window includes:
- the LOC125539885 gene encoding uncharacterized protein LOC125539885 isoform X1 has protein sequence MRTVNTGASKNQAKKIRLHDRYCDGMMPLCNPSSEARQLSASSTGLQTSNQELFMSSGFQQQQQQHHGEAGTGWPREEYYAAPQRSAFAQRCVGSSTAAFYAAEHLLGIGQFDGAPLGMLPPAATMMPEVAARTRPESGDMYMSHELDPVMLRADQSPSVRTYYVRPQQRRDPVELELPLPLPQPQQQESAHHGLFGNPPAIKPHSFSPHVPSMEAPSSSSLLSQMESHLSARSRAGAPATPTGTGSVSAPPAPSKTRIRWTPELHERFVDCVSKLGGADRATPKGILKLMNSDGLTIYHIKSHLQKYRMAKYMPAPSSSSSSSEGKQHERRAAGSDTQHELDPKTGMHITEALRVQLDVQRRLHEQLEIQRKLQVRIEEQGKRLQKMFEDQLKVSGNTAPAAAETPSEQEEDTMFVDVIDDDDEVQIISVTSGSYDDDLAL, from the exons ATGCGTACGG TTAACACTGGAGCTTCGAAGAATCAGGCCAAGAAGATTAGGCTGCACGACCGCTACTGCGACGGGATGATGCCGCTGTGCAACCCGAGCTCCGAGGCGAGGCAGCTTTCCGCGTCCTCCACCGGGCTCCAGACGTCGAACCAGGAACTGTTCATGAGTTCCGGGTttcagcaacagcagcagcagcaccacGGCGAGGCTGGCACCGGGTGGCCGCGCGAGGAGTACTACGCGGCGCCGCAGAGGTCGGCGTTCGCGCAGCGCTGCGTCGGCTCAAGCACGGCGGCGTTCTACGCGGCCGAGCACCTGCTCGGCATCGGGCAGTTCGACGGCGCTCCCCTCGGGATGCTCCCGCCGGCGGCGACGATGATGCCAGAGGTGGCGGCCAGGACGCGGCCGGAGAGCGGCGACATGTACATGTCGCACGAGCTCGACCCGGTGATGCTCCGCGCGGACCAGTCGCCGTCAGTGAGGACGTACTACGTGCGGCCGCAGCAGCGGCGGGACCCGGTGGAGCTCGAGCTGCCACTGCCACTGCCGCAACCGCAGCAGCAAGAAAGCGCGCACCATGGCCTGTTCGGCAACCCTCCGGCCATCAAACCGCACTCGTTCTCGCCCCAT GTcccgtcgatggaggcgccgagcagcagcagcttGCTGAGCCAGATGGAGAGCCACCTGTCCGCCAGGAGCAGAGCCGGCGCGCCAGCGACCCCCACCGGCACCGGCAGCGTGTCAGCACCTCCGGCGCCGAGCAAGACGCGGATCCGGTGGACGCCGGAGCTGCACGAGCGGTTCGTGGACTGCGTGAGCAAGCTCGGCGGCGCGGACA GGGCGACCCCGAAGGGGATCCTGAAACTGATGAACTCGGACGGCCTCACCATCTACCACATCAAGAGCCACCTCCAG AAATACCGGATGGCCAAGTACATGCCGGCACcatcttcgtcgtcgtcgtcgtccgaaG GGAAGCAGCACGAGAGGAGGGCCGCCGGAAGCGACACCCAGCATGAACTGGACCCGAAAAC TGGGATGCACATCACGGAAGCACTCCGCGTCCAGCTCGACGTGCAGCGCCGCCTCCACGAGCAGCTCGAG ATACAGCGGAAGCTGCAGGTGAGGATCGAGGAGCAGGGCAAGAGGCTGCAGAAGATGTTCGAGGACCAGCTCAAGGTCAGCGGCAACACCGCGCCGGCCGCGGCGGAGACGCCGAGCGAGCAAGAGGAGGATACCATGTTCGTCGATGTCATCGACGATGACGACGAGGTGCAGATAATCTCCGTCACCAGCGGCAGCTATGACGACGACTTAGCCTTGTAA
- the LOC125539885 gene encoding uncharacterized protein LOC125539885 isoform X2 produces MFSVNTGASKNQAKKIRLHDRYCDGMMPLCNPSSEARQLSASSTGLQTSNQELFMSSGFQQQQQQHHGEAGTGWPREEYYAAPQRSAFAQRCVGSSTAAFYAAEHLLGIGQFDGAPLGMLPPAATMMPEVAARTRPESGDMYMSHELDPVMLRADQSPSVRTYYVRPQQRRDPVELELPLPLPQPQQQESAHHGLFGNPPAIKPHSFSPHVPSMEAPSSSSLLSQMESHLSARSRAGAPATPTGTGSVSAPPAPSKTRIRWTPELHERFVDCVSKLGGADRATPKGILKLMNSDGLTIYHIKSHLQKYRMAKYMPAPSSSSSSSEGKQHERRAAGSDTQHELDPKTGMHITEALRVQLDVQRRLHEQLEIQRKLQVRIEEQGKRLQKMFEDQLKVSGNTAPAAAETPSEQEEDTMFVDVIDDDDEVQIISVTSGSYDDDLAL; encoded by the exons ATGTTTTCAG TTAACACTGGAGCTTCGAAGAATCAGGCCAAGAAGATTAGGCTGCACGACCGCTACTGCGACGGGATGATGCCGCTGTGCAACCCGAGCTCCGAGGCGAGGCAGCTTTCCGCGTCCTCCACCGGGCTCCAGACGTCGAACCAGGAACTGTTCATGAGTTCCGGGTttcagcaacagcagcagcagcaccacGGCGAGGCTGGCACCGGGTGGCCGCGCGAGGAGTACTACGCGGCGCCGCAGAGGTCGGCGTTCGCGCAGCGCTGCGTCGGCTCAAGCACGGCGGCGTTCTACGCGGCCGAGCACCTGCTCGGCATCGGGCAGTTCGACGGCGCTCCCCTCGGGATGCTCCCGCCGGCGGCGACGATGATGCCAGAGGTGGCGGCCAGGACGCGGCCGGAGAGCGGCGACATGTACATGTCGCACGAGCTCGACCCGGTGATGCTCCGCGCGGACCAGTCGCCGTCAGTGAGGACGTACTACGTGCGGCCGCAGCAGCGGCGGGACCCGGTGGAGCTCGAGCTGCCACTGCCACTGCCGCAACCGCAGCAGCAAGAAAGCGCGCACCATGGCCTGTTCGGCAACCCTCCGGCCATCAAACCGCACTCGTTCTCGCCCCAT GTcccgtcgatggaggcgccgagcagcagcagcttGCTGAGCCAGATGGAGAGCCACCTGTCCGCCAGGAGCAGAGCCGGCGCGCCAGCGACCCCCACCGGCACCGGCAGCGTGTCAGCACCTCCGGCGCCGAGCAAGACGCGGATCCGGTGGACGCCGGAGCTGCACGAGCGGTTCGTGGACTGCGTGAGCAAGCTCGGCGGCGCGGACA GGGCGACCCCGAAGGGGATCCTGAAACTGATGAACTCGGACGGCCTCACCATCTACCACATCAAGAGCCACCTCCAG AAATACCGGATGGCCAAGTACATGCCGGCACcatcttcgtcgtcgtcgtcgtccgaaG GGAAGCAGCACGAGAGGAGGGCCGCCGGAAGCGACACCCAGCATGAACTGGACCCGAAAAC TGGGATGCACATCACGGAAGCACTCCGCGTCCAGCTCGACGTGCAGCGCCGCCTCCACGAGCAGCTCGAG ATACAGCGGAAGCTGCAGGTGAGGATCGAGGAGCAGGGCAAGAGGCTGCAGAAGATGTTCGAGGACCAGCTCAAGGTCAGCGGCAACACCGCGCCGGCCGCGGCGGAGACGCCGAGCGAGCAAGAGGAGGATACCATGTTCGTCGATGTCATCGACGATGACGACGAGGTGCAGATAATCTCCGTCACCAGCGGCAGCTATGACGACGACTTAGCCTTGTAA